One window of Synergistaceae bacterium genomic DNA carries:
- a CDS encoding thioredoxin family protein codes for MKEVKLFLMETCPHCKKALALMEEILAAHPEYKAVEVKKIDETKEADYAATFDYYYVPTFYVGDEKIHEGVPSREAIEKVYAAALA; via the coding sequence ATGAAGGAAGTAAAGCTGTTTTTGATGGAAACCTGTCCCCATTGCAAAAAGGCTCTTGCGCTGATGGAGGAAATTCTTGCCGCGCACCCGGAGTACAAAGCCGTGGAAGTGAAGAAAATCGACGAGACGAAAGAGGCGGACTACGCTGCCACGTTCGACTACTACTACGTTCCAACGTTCTACGTGGGGGACGAAAAAATCCACGAGGGCGTCCCCTCCAGGGAAGCGATCGAAAAAGTCTACGCGGCGGCTTTGGCCTGA
- a CDS encoding HU family DNA-binding protein, translated as MTKAELIDGIANSLGAKKKDVIPVVEAVFDSIQTALSKGEKCTFVGFGVFEVKDRAAREGRNPQDPSKIVKIPAKKVPVFRPGKDLKEKVLKMKAKPGAKKK; from the coding sequence GTGACAAAGGCTGAACTTATTGATGGGATCGCGAATAGTCTTGGAGCGAAGAAGAAGGACGTAATTCCGGTTGTAGAGGCTGTTTTCGATTCTATCCAAACCGCGTTGTCCAAGGGCGAGAAGTGCACGTTCGTCGGTTTTGGCGTTTTTGAGGTGAAGGATCGCGCCGCTCGCGAGGGCCGCAATCCTCAGGATCCCTCCAAGATCGTCAAGATTCCCGCGAAGAAAGTTCCCGTTTTCCGTCCTGGCAAGGATCTGAAGGAAAAAGTTCTCAAAATGAAGGCAAAGCCCGGCGCAAAAAAGAAGTAA